The following are from one region of the Deltaproteobacteria bacterium genome:
- a CDS encoding fumarate hydratase, with product MTEKFTYQEIFSLGEDATTYRILTDRWVSGDTFRGKDIVLVEPQALTLLAEQAFTDAAHLLRTSHLEQWASILKDPEASDNDKYVALEMLKNAVIASEMVFPLCQDTGTAIVMGKKGQQIWTESSDEEALSKGIFNAYTRNNLRYSQNAPLTMYEEINTGCNLPAQIEIQAVPGDHYDFLFIAKGGGSANKTFLFQETKAILSPPTLLEFMVEKMKTLGTAACPPYHLAYVVGGTSAEFNLKTVKLATTGYLDTLPGEGNEGGRAFRDRELEKELLKESRKLGTGAQFGGKYFCLDVRVIRLPRHGASCPVGLGVSCSAHRNIKGKITAEGLFLEKLDRGPSRFLTEIPELKKEVVEVDLERPMNEIRAFLSKHPVATPLKLTGRMVVARDIAHAKLKERLDRGEDLPQYFKDHIIYYAGPAKTPEGFPSGSFGPTTAGRMDPYVDLFQRHGGSLVMLAKGNRSREVKEACRRNGGFYLGSIGGPAARLGKECITAVETLEYPELGMEAIFRITVKDFPAFIITDDKGNDFFENLNKE from the coding sequence ATGACCGAGAAATTCACCTACCAGGAAATCTTTTCCCTTGGAGAGGATGCCACGACTTACCGGATCCTGACCGACCGGTGGGTGTCCGGCGATACATTTCGTGGGAAAGATATCGTTCTCGTGGAACCCCAGGCCCTCACCCTCCTTGCGGAACAGGCCTTTACCGACGCCGCCCATCTCTTGAGGACGTCCCATCTGGAGCAATGGGCGAGCATCCTAAAAGATCCCGAGGCATCGGACAACGACAAGTATGTTGCCCTTGAGATGCTCAAAAATGCGGTCATCGCCTCGGAGATGGTCTTTCCCCTGTGCCAGGACACGGGTACGGCCATTGTGATGGGCAAAAAGGGACAACAGATCTGGACCGAGAGTTCCGACGAGGAGGCCCTTTCCAAGGGGATATTCAACGCCTATACCCGAAACAACCTTCGTTATTCACAAAACGCTCCTCTTACCATGTATGAAGAGATCAACACGGGCTGCAACCTTCCCGCCCAGATTGAAATCCAGGCCGTCCCGGGAGACCATTATGACTTCCTCTTCATCGCCAAGGGAGGAGGATCAGCCAACAAGACCTTCCTCTTCCAGGAAACCAAGGCGATACTGTCTCCCCCCACCCTTCTGGAATTCATGGTGGAAAAAATGAAAACGCTTGGAACCGCGGCCTGCCCCCCCTATCATCTCGCCTATGTCGTAGGAGGAACCTCGGCGGAATTCAACTTGAAGACAGTAAAGCTGGCCACCACGGGCTATCTGGATACACTCCCCGGGGAAGGGAACGAGGGAGGTAGGGCTTTCAGGGACAGGGAACTTGAAAAGGAACTGCTTAAAGAATCCCGCAAACTGGGTACAGGGGCCCAATTCGGGGGTAAATATTTCTGCCTGGATGTAAGGGTCATACGGCTCCCAAGACATGGAGCTTCATGCCCTGTGGGGCTCGGAGTTAGTTGCAGCGCCCATAGGAACATCAAGGGGAAAATCACCGCGGAAGGCCTTTTTCTTGAAAAACTGGATAGGGGACCTTCCCGTTTTCTTACCGAAATCCCGGAACTCAAGAAAGAAGTGGTCGAAGTGGATCTTGAACGTCCTATGAACGAGATCAGGGCCTTCCTGAGCAAACACCCCGTGGCCACTCCCTTGAAACTCACGGGCAGAATGGTCGTCGCCAGGGATATCGCCCATGCGAAGCTGAAGGAACGCCTGGACAGGGGGGAAGATCTACCACAGTATTTCAAGGACCACATCATCTATTACGCCGGCCCGGCAAAGACGCCCGAAGGATTTCCCTCGGGATCCTTCGGCCCGACTACTGCGGGAAGAATGGATCCATACGTGGATCTTTTCCAGAGACACGGGGGATCCCTTGTGATGTTGGCCAAGGGGAACCGCTCCAGGGAGGTCAAGGAGGCCTGCAGGAGGAATGGAGGCTTTTATCTCGGCTCTATCGGTGGCCCTGCGGCACGATTAGGCAAGGAATGTATTACCGCGGTGGAAACCCTGGAATATCCTGAACTGGGGATGGAGGCCATTTTCAGGATCACCGTGAAGGATTTCCCAGCCTTTATCATCACCGACGACAAAGGAAACGATTTTTTTGAAAACCTCAACAAAGAATGA
- a CDS encoding FAD-dependent oxidoreductase: protein MLEHLFSPFKIKGLNLKNRIVMPGLASFLIEDDGSITDKTVEHYRKRAAGGPAMVILEAHAVSPEGIVSNHQARIYDDRFIEGLAKIAAVMKAEGTVPAIQIHHGGRQTSARVIKRKPLAPSSLPCPTIRGEVEPLSIDAIQEIVEKFGDAAERAVQAGFELLEIHGAHGYLINQFLSRFSNIREDEYGGDITGRTRFAKEIVREIRKRVGDEFPLSFKISAQEFVPNGLDVEESIEILRQLVEAGVDVVQISAGNDGTPEWICQPMFMEKACLADSAAKVKRSLNVPVMAVGRINDPLIADAIISENKADLVCIGRGLLADPEMPKKAEAGQLDDIRTCIACNTCMQSIFRKGRIECLVNPTLGREKEMEIRPAPVPKKVMVVGGGPGGLNVAWVAAKRGHRVDLYEKQSVLGGQLNLGSTTAYKKELFTLINFQKKQIKKYGVHTHLNCEVTPDIIRQENPDVIVLSTGSIPIIPEVPGIDRPIVFPLTRILDGSKPSAKKTVIIGGGATGCEVAHHLAEHGCEVVVVEQLPEVAKALESITRKVLLSQLKKFGVKFKTRHKLVRVEDNGVVVRDAEGAETFIEAGRVIVAIGNKPDNRLYEAIKDLGIPVHRIGDCLEPRGAKQAISEGALIGRTI, encoded by the coding sequence ATGCTGGAACATTTGTTTTCTCCATTCAAAATCAAGGGGTTGAATCTCAAGAACCGAATCGTGATGCCCGGCCTGGCTTCTTTCCTTATCGAGGACGACGGCTCCATCACGGACAAGACCGTAGAACACTACCGGAAGCGCGCCGCAGGCGGACCGGCCATGGTGATACTGGAAGCCCATGCGGTATCACCTGAAGGGATCGTCTCCAATCACCAGGCCCGCATCTATGATGACAGGTTCATCGAAGGCCTTGCAAAAATCGCTGCGGTCATGAAGGCCGAGGGAACGGTTCCCGCCATTCAAATCCATCATGGCGGGCGACAGACATCCGCCCGGGTGATCAAGAGGAAGCCCCTTGCCCCTTCCAGTCTCCCCTGCCCGACCATCCGGGGCGAGGTCGAACCCTTGAGCATCGATGCCATACAGGAGATTGTAGAGAAATTCGGGGACGCCGCGGAGAGGGCTGTACAGGCAGGCTTTGAACTCCTCGAAATCCACGGCGCACACGGCTATCTCATCAATCAATTTCTATCCAGATTCTCGAATATCCGGGAAGATGAATACGGCGGGGACATCACCGGACGGACCCGCTTTGCAAAGGAAATCGTGCGGGAAATTCGGAAACGGGTAGGTGATGAATTTCCCCTTTCATTCAAAATAAGCGCCCAGGAATTCGTCCCCAACGGCCTGGATGTGGAAGAAAGCATTGAAATTCTCCGTCAGCTCGTGGAGGCCGGGGTGGACGTTGTACAGATATCGGCAGGGAACGACGGTACTCCCGAATGGATCTGTCAGCCCATGTTCATGGAAAAGGCCTGCCTTGCGGATTCCGCGGCGAAGGTCAAGAGATCTCTCAACGTGCCGGTAATGGCTGTCGGTAGAATAAACGATCCCCTTATTGCAGATGCTATCATTTCAGAGAACAAGGCCGACTTGGTCTGTATCGGAAGGGGGCTCCTGGCTGACCCTGAAATGCCCAAAAAAGCGGAGGCCGGGCAGTTGGATGACATCCGTACCTGCATCGCCTGCAATACCTGTATGCAATCCATCTTCCGAAAGGGCCGAATTGAATGTCTGGTGAACCCCACGCTGGGAAGAGAGAAGGAAATGGAAATCCGACCGGCGCCGGTACCTAAAAAGGTAATGGTGGTGGGGGGAGGTCCTGGAGGGTTGAATGTGGCCTGGGTGGCGGCGAAACGGGGACACAGGGTGGATCTTTACGAGAAACAGTCCGTTCTTGGCGGTCAACTGAATCTTGGGAGCACCACGGCTTACAAGAAGGAACTTTTCACCCTGATCAATTTCCAGAAAAAACAGATCAAAAAATACGGTGTGCATACCCACTTGAACTGTGAAGTGACTCCGGACATTATTCGACAGGAAAACCCGGACGTGATTGTCCTGTCCACTGGATCCATCCCTATTATCCCTGAGGTTCCGGGAATTGACAGGCCCATCGTATTCCCCTTGACACGGATACTGGATGGAAGCAAACCCTCGGCAAAAAAAACGGTTATTATTGGAGGGGGTGCCACGGGATGCGAAGTCGCTCATCACCTTGCAGAGCACGGATGTGAAGTGGTCGTCGTAGAACAACTCCCCGAGGTGGCAAAAGCCCTTGAATCTATCACCCGAAAGGTCCTTCTTTCCCAGTTGAAAAAATTCGGGGTAAAATTCAAGACCCGCCATAAACTGGTTCGCGTGGAAGACAATGGAGTAGTGGTCAGGGATGCCGAGGGAGCGGAGACCTTTATCGAGGCTGGACGGGTGATCGTCGCCATCGGCAATAAGCCCGACAATCGACTTTACGAGGCCATAAAGGACCTTGGAATCCCTGTCCACCGTATCGGGGATTGTCTTGAACCCCGGGGCGCGAAACAGGCCATCTCGGAAGGGGCCTTAATCGGTCGGACAATTTGA
- a CDS encoding J domain-containing protein, with amino-acid sequence MDLLPDIAIGPGWLDDILLLGILGWYHFVYRKRLEGAGRGQGREYSRDQEEGFKQGRDSGESTRKFGKKDPREILGVSRNATREEVKRAYRKLASRYHPDKLTHLGEEFRVLAERKFKEIREAYDVLMSGK; translated from the coding sequence TGACGACATCCTGCTGCTCGGGATCCTTGGCTGGTATCATTTTGTTTACAGGAAACGGTTGGAGGGAGCAGGCCGGGGGCAGGGGAGAGAATATAGTCGGGATCAAGAAGAGGGTTTCAAACAGGGCAGAGATTCCGGCGAATCGACCCGTAAATTCGGTAAAAAGGACCCCAGGGAGATCCTGGGAGTAAGCCGTAATGCGACCCGTGAAGAGGTCAAGAGGGCTTACAGGAAGCTTGCCAGTCGTTATCACCCCGATAAGTTGACCCATCTGGGGGAGGAGTTCAGGGTCCTTGCCGAGAGGAAGTTCAAGGAAATCCGGGAGGCCTATGACGTATTGATGTCAGGGAAATAA